Proteins encoded within one genomic window of Thermococcus sp. MV5:
- a CDS encoding Na+/H+ antiporter subunit E: MRGVISTAVLTFITYILFTGSTKPFDLVTGVIVAVGVGLLVGKHLVQNDAKALNPLRWLWGVIYFIWYMLVAETKAHLDVMMRVITGKYQAGIVKVPIEVKTDYAKTLIANSITNTPGTVVVELDDKHMYANWINVITEEPKEAKKKICEDFERFAKKIFE; this comes from the coding sequence ATGAGGGGTGTAATCTCTACTGCAGTATTGACATTCATCACTTACATCCTATTTACTGGTTCAACAAAGCCATTCGACTTAGTTACAGGGGTAATTGTTGCTGTTGGAGTGGGCCTGCTTGTCGGAAAACACCTCGTCCAAAATGATGCTAAGGCTTTAAATCCACTCAGGTGGCTCTGGGGCGTGATTTACTTCATCTGGTACATGCTTGTCGCAGAAACAAAGGCACACTTGGATGTGATGATGAGGGTAATAACTGGGAAATACCAAGCTGGAATTGTTAAAGTGCCAATTGAAGTGAAGACTGATTATGCAAAAACCCTCATTGCAAATTCAATAACGAACACTCCTGGAACTGTCGTAGTTGAGTTGGATGACAAACATATGTATGCAAATTGGATTAATGTAATTACAGAAGAACCTAAAGAAGCAAAGAAAAAAATTTGCGAGGATTTTGAACGCTTTGCTAAGAAGATTTTCGAGTGA